A portion of the Lolium rigidum isolate FL_2022 chromosome 1, APGP_CSIRO_Lrig_0.1, whole genome shotgun sequence genome contains these proteins:
- the LOC124681563 gene encoding DNA (cytosine-5)-methyltransferase 3B-like: MVKKTAEQSYGELSELKPRQNFRLGDITWVKHGTSSWWPAQVIDEASASNKPKKKTIHDALVRLYGTCQYLYVDPWKSKMEFEMILKEENKTAMEAFHHVLQKELTHLSSPSDDDDEPVSTKAKTSVRKASAEGRDKTQKQASVDKKGRKAVTSVVRKEGARQSGRTSAKKYSDASEDSTSQLHDTSASEDAAEVGDITSVNRRQRKKVSAVDGTDREIKAMVRDMLLGDVVARQHASVDDVIFRVSDATVGMVAHGTTEGGRSIKRTGGGLEADSSNDAKRPRKGNTKPNNSNSSPSRDVAAMEGREQHSSRQIKIMQKLGLVAPPGSPFKGLAVATHR, from the exons ATGGTGAAGAAAACTGCAGAGCAAAGTTATGGTGAACTTTCAGAACTTAAGCCAAGGCAGAATTTCCGTTTAGGAGATATAACATGGGTTAAGCATGGTACCTCTTCTTGGTGGCCAGCGCAG GTCATTGATGAAGCATCTGCTAGTAACAAGCCCAAGAAGAAGACCATCCATGATGCCCTGGTGCGATTGTATGGCACATGCCAATA CTTGTATGTTGACCCTTGGAAGTCTAAGATGGAATTTGAAATG ATTCTGAAGGAAGAAAATAAGACAGCCATGGAAGCATTCCACCATGTGCTTCAGAAG GAGCTTACTCATCTTAGCTCGcccagtgatgatgatgacgaacCTGTCAGCACAAAAG CCAAGACGTCTGTTAGGAAAGCCTCTGCTGAAGGAAGAGATAAGACACAGAAGCAAGCTTCTGTAGATAAAAAGGGTCGTAAGGCAGTAACATCAGTTGTCAGGAAGGAAGGAGCAAGACAATCAGGCCGTACCAGTGCAAAGAAATATTCAGATGCTTCCGAGGACAGCACATCGCAACTCCACGATACAAGTGCAAGTGAAGATGCAGCTGAAGTAGGAGACATTACATCAGTGAATCGAAGGCAGCGCAAGAAGGTTTCAGCGGTAGATGGAACTGACCGAGAGATAAAGGCTATGGTTAGGGACATGCTGCTGGGGGACGTTGTAGCCAGGCAGCACGCCTCTGTAGATGATGTGATCTTTCGAGTCAGTGATGCTACCGTAGGAATGGTGGCTCATGGTACTACAGAGGGTGGACGAAGCATCAAGCGAACTGGCGGTGGACTGGAGGCTGATTCAAGCAACGATGCAAAGCGACCTAGAAAGGGGAACACCAAGCCTAATAATTCCAACTCTTCTCCT AGCAGGGATGTTGCAGCCATGGAGGGACGTGAGCAGCATAGCTCGCGCCAGATCAAGATCATGCAGAAGCTGGGTCTGGTTGCTCCACCAGGATCTCCATTCAAGGGATTAGCTGTGGCCACCCACCGATAG